The following coding sequences are from one Paenibacillus tundrae window:
- a CDS encoding uracil/xanthine transporter — translation MTKQQEHLRTPNVKQFSSSVLAGIQWFFFLFTNTVVVPLSIGHNFQLTPEAIATSMQHSFLLTGAVCILQAICGHRYAVMDGPSGLWWGLTLSLTVSASSAGMSLERVGGGLTAGFVLAGLTMAILGWLGAAHVLQKLFTPMVKSAMLFLLTIQLTMNFFKGMIGYTEFGTFNLPVAALSILIAVLVAWIQLKGRGKLANYAILIGIIAGWIAYRILIPGHQNTETQAVGEFFTFFPWGTPKWEPGIVITAFFVGLVNMTNSITTLGAVEKMYGVQTTAQQYKHSYGWTGLFTVIAACVGVIPFGAFASSIGFLESTRIFRRSAFILGAGLLCMLGLMPMLTSFFAQMPPSVGSAVLFVAYLQMFGTAIRTLEGTVFNSKTIYRIALPILTGVAIMNIPAEAFQGLPIYLIPMISNGLVIGVVISLVLESTVKWSNLDNSPKPSKAA, via the coding sequence ATGACCAAACAACAAGAGCATCTACGAACTCCAAATGTAAAACAATTCTCCTCTTCCGTTCTTGCAGGCATCCAATGGTTTTTCTTCTTATTTACAAATACCGTTGTTGTGCCGTTATCCATTGGGCATAATTTTCAACTTACACCAGAAGCTATTGCTACATCGATGCAGCACTCCTTTTTGCTGACAGGAGCGGTTTGTATCTTACAAGCGATATGTGGACATCGGTATGCGGTAATGGATGGACCGTCAGGGCTGTGGTGGGGGTTGACACTTAGCTTAACGGTCTCCGCTTCATCCGCAGGAATGAGTCTCGAACGGGTTGGCGGTGGACTGACAGCAGGCTTTGTACTGGCTGGATTAACGATGGCGATCCTAGGTTGGCTGGGTGCTGCTCATGTGCTTCAGAAGCTGTTCACGCCAATGGTTAAAAGTGCGATGTTATTTCTATTAACGATTCAATTGACCATGAATTTCTTCAAGGGCATGATTGGATATACGGAGTTTGGCACATTTAATCTACCGGTTGCGGCATTATCTATACTCATTGCGGTTCTGGTTGCGTGGATTCAGCTGAAGGGGAGAGGCAAGCTTGCCAATTATGCGATCCTGATCGGTATTATTGCGGGCTGGATTGCTTATCGCATACTCATTCCTGGACACCAGAACACCGAGACTCAGGCAGTGGGTGAGTTTTTTACCTTTTTTCCATGGGGGACGCCGAAGTGGGAGCCTGGAATCGTCATTACCGCTTTTTTTGTTGGGCTGGTGAATATGACGAATTCCATTACAACCTTGGGGGCTGTGGAGAAAATGTATGGGGTTCAAACGACGGCTCAACAGTATAAGCATTCCTATGGATGGACTGGACTGTTTACGGTTATCGCTGCATGTGTGGGGGTGATTCCCTTTGGTGCATTTGCTTCTTCCATCGGATTTCTGGAGAGCACCCGTATTTTTCGTCGGTCAGCTTTTATACTGGGAGCTGGGTTGTTATGTATGTTGGGGCTAATGCCTATGTTGACAAGTTTCTTTGCTCAAATGCCACCGAGTGTGGGCAGTGCTGTGCTATTTGTAGCGTATTTGCAAATGTTTGGTACGGCAATACGAACGCTTGAGGGCACGGTCTTCAACTCCAAAACGATTTATCGTATTGCTCTTCCCATTCTTACGGGTGTTGCTATTATGAACATACCAGCAGAAGCATTTCAAGGGTTGCCCATCTATCTAATTCCTATGATCAGTAATGGTCTTGTCATCGGTGTGGTGATATCGCTTGTGTTGGAATCTACGGTGAAGTGGTCTAACTTGGATAACTCACCTAAGCCAAGTAAAGCGGCTTAA
- a CDS encoding LysR family transcriptional regulator — MDIKQCRYFIAIAEEKQITAAARRLHMAQPPLSQQLKLMEEELGVALFERQGRTMELTQAGRSFYEYAITITKYMEEAVMEIQDFRQGVRGKLNLGMNTISDSLLPRVLQQFRMTHPKVTYKIQQNESAQLCQLLDDGKIELACVRMPVRTEHYEVLHLPQEPLYYISATPLETGMNGETYLKQLAHIPLLLPSTEGLGMFELILDRFREHHVSPSIMGECSDVAMLMELVRLGFASSIVPRTVLQLHHEHALHIYRIIDQSSTVGSALVWLHHRHLSKPAQHFVQMVEDMLPSVTEKSPSTLQADN, encoded by the coding sequence TTGGATATTAAACAATGTCGTTATTTTATAGCCATTGCCGAAGAGAAGCAGATTACCGCAGCAGCACGAAGACTGCACATGGCACAACCACCCTTAAGTCAGCAACTTAAGCTGATGGAGGAAGAACTAGGTGTTGCTTTATTTGAGCGCCAAGGACGGACAATGGAATTGACACAAGCTGGTCGAAGCTTCTATGAATATGCCATTACGATAACCAAGTACATGGAAGAAGCCGTCATGGAAATACAGGACTTTCGCCAAGGCGTCCGCGGTAAACTCAACCTAGGCATGAATACGATTTCGGACAGTCTGCTGCCCCGCGTACTTCAACAATTTCGAATGACCCACCCAAAGGTTACGTATAAAATTCAACAAAATGAATCTGCGCAACTGTGTCAGTTGCTGGATGATGGCAAAATAGAGCTGGCCTGTGTACGGATGCCCGTGAGAACAGAGCATTACGAAGTGCTGCATCTCCCCCAGGAACCTCTCTACTATATCTCGGCTACACCTCTTGAAACCGGAATGAACGGTGAGACTTATTTGAAGCAGCTCGCTCACATTCCACTCTTGTTACCAAGCACGGAAGGGCTAGGAATGTTTGAACTAATCCTCGATCGATTTCGTGAACATCACGTAAGTCCATCCATTATGGGGGAATGCTCGGATGTAGCGATGCTGATGGAGCTTGTACGTCTCGGTTTTGCAAGTTCAATCGTGCCCCGCACCGTTCTTCAACTGCATCATGAACATGCCTTACATATCTATCGTATTATTGACCAATCCTCAACCGTAGGATCAGCGCTTGTATGGTTGCATCACCGCCACCTATCCAAGCCGGCTCAGCATTTTGTACAAATGGTTGAAGATATGCTGCCGTCCGTCACCGAGAAGTCACCAAGCACCTTGCAAGCGGATAACTAA
- a CDS encoding beta-glucoside-specific PTS transporter subunit IIABC, whose amino-acid sequence MDKQQLSKDILKLVGGEENIDQVTHCMTRLRFNLNDNKKADKATLKNTPGVMGVMENGGQFQVIIGNDVPVVYNALVGNMSKGANAGSSSASASTGEKKKRNPISALFDFISGMFTPILPAITGAGMIKGIVAILVALGWLSETSSTYIILSAIGDGAFYFLPIILAVSAAKKLGSNIYIGAALAAGIMHPTITALLEGGNSSFAGITVVAAVYSSTVIPIVIAIWIASYVEKAVDRITHSSVKLLVVPTVTLLIMVPLTLIAIGPLGSIIGNGLSGGIAWLFDNASILASILIGGTMSLLIITGMHYALTPIVIGSITTLGYDFIVPLMFAANWAQAGGAIGVGLRSKNGQTKSMAFSTGLTAIMGITEPAMYGVNMRYKKPFIAALAGGAIGGAFMGIFKVKAYVITGLVGLPGIAAFISPAISTLIYGLLGGVIAVVSATLITYILGFKEDNAPQPAATTPAAEPATPATTTSAPVVKEEAKAQDEQIFSPMTGEVKPLSEVPDPAFSEEIMGKGFAIQPTEGRAVSPINGTVFSLSKSGHAIGLVSDTGAEMLIHIGIDTVKLKGQFFSPKVQAGAKVSVGDVLMEFDREEIEKAGYTTITPVIITNMHQYESIESAGRTTITEKELIYTVKA is encoded by the coding sequence ATGGATAAACAACAATTGTCCAAGGACATTTTGAAGTTGGTCGGTGGCGAAGAGAATATTGATCAAGTCACACACTGTATGACAAGACTTAGATTTAACTTGAACGATAACAAAAAAGCAGACAAAGCGACACTGAAAAATACACCAGGTGTTATGGGTGTTATGGAGAACGGTGGACAGTTCCAGGTTATTATCGGTAACGATGTACCTGTCGTGTATAACGCGCTGGTAGGTAACATGTCCAAAGGTGCAAACGCTGGATCTTCTAGTGCTTCAGCTTCAACTGGCGAGAAGAAAAAGAGAAATCCAATAAGCGCATTGTTCGACTTCATCTCAGGTATGTTTACACCAATCCTGCCTGCGATTACCGGTGCAGGTATGATCAAAGGGATCGTGGCTATTCTTGTTGCACTTGGTTGGTTGTCTGAGACAAGCTCAACGTATATCATCTTGTCCGCCATCGGTGATGGTGCGTTCTACTTCCTGCCAATCATTCTGGCAGTCAGTGCGGCGAAGAAATTGGGAAGCAATATATATATTGGTGCAGCACTTGCAGCGGGAATTATGCACCCGACCATTACAGCTTTGCTGGAAGGTGGTAACTCTTCGTTTGCAGGGATTACAGTCGTTGCAGCAGTGTATTCTTCTACGGTAATTCCGATTGTTATTGCGATCTGGATCGCTTCTTATGTAGAAAAAGCGGTTGACCGTATTACACATTCATCCGTTAAACTCTTGGTAGTTCCAACAGTTACCTTGTTGATCATGGTTCCTCTCACATTGATTGCAATTGGACCATTGGGTTCCATTATCGGTAACGGCTTGTCTGGCGGTATTGCTTGGTTGTTCGATAATGCGTCCATCCTTGCAAGTATCTTGATCGGTGGTACGATGTCCCTGTTGATCATTACAGGTATGCACTATGCACTTACACCAATCGTTATCGGTTCGATCACAACGCTTGGATATGACTTTATCGTTCCGTTGATGTTTGCAGCGAACTGGGCTCAAGCAGGTGGCGCAATTGGTGTCGGACTTCGTTCCAAAAATGGACAAACTAAGTCCATGGCGTTCTCCACAGGTTTGACAGCGATTATGGGTATTACTGAGCCAGCAATGTATGGTGTCAACATGAGATACAAAAAACCGTTTATTGCAGCCCTTGCGGGTGGAGCAATCGGTGGTGCATTCATGGGTATCTTCAAAGTTAAAGCTTATGTTATTACAGGTCTTGTTGGATTGCCTGGTATTGCAGCGTTCATCAGTCCAGCAATCAGCACATTGATCTATGGTTTGCTTGGTGGCGTGATTGCCGTTGTATCCGCTACATTGATTACTTACATCTTGGGCTTCAAAGAAGACAATGCTCCGCAACCGGCTGCAACAACACCGGCTGCTGAACCTGCTACACCAGCAACAACAACTTCAGCTCCTGTTGTAAAAGAAGAAGCAAAAGCACAGGATGAGCAAATTTTCAGCCCAATGACTGGGGAAGTTAAACCACTTAGCGAAGTACCAGATCCTGCATTCTCCGAAGAAATTATGGGTAAAGGGTTCGCTATTCAGCCGACAGAAGGACGTGCCGTATCTCCAATTAACGGAACAGTGTTCTCCTTGTCGAAGAGTGGACATGCGATTGGTCTTGTAAGTGATACGGGTGCAGAAATGCTGATTCATATCGGGATCGATACCGTGAAGCTGAAAGGTCAATTCTTCTCTCCTAAGGTTCAAGCTGGAGCGAAGGTGTCCGTAGGTGACGTATTGATGGAGTTCGACCGGGAAGAGATTGAAAAAGCCGGTTACACGACAATTACACCTGTCATTATTACAAACATGCATCAGTATGAATCCATTGAATCTGCTGGACGTACAACGATCACAGAGAAAGAATTGATCTATACGGTTAAAGCATAA
- the licT gene encoding BglG family transcription antiterminator LicT → MKIEKVLNNNVVTVIDPGGNELVVMGRGIAFKKHTGETIDESLIEKIFSLESKEVSQKLKTLLSDIPVEYVECSDEIIRYAETVLGEKLHESIYISLTDHIHFAIDRHRQGLQIRNALFWEIKRMYRKEYAIGLKALQIIEETLGVLLPEDECAFIAMHLVNAQMNGEMRETISITNIVKDILNIVRRSFVIELDEDSLSYYRFLTHLKFFAQRVLQGTAIEDKEEDNPLHDLVSKQYPEAHACAVRISDYTRKIYNRVLSKEEILYLTIHIERVVRNEQTIE, encoded by the coding sequence ATGAAAATTGAGAAGGTGCTTAATAACAACGTAGTTACTGTGATCGATCCGGGCGGAAACGAACTGGTCGTCATGGGGCGGGGAATTGCCTTCAAGAAGCATACCGGTGAAACGATAGATGAAAGTCTGATCGAGAAGATATTCTCATTGGAGAGCAAGGAAGTATCGCAGAAGCTCAAGACGCTCTTGTCGGACATCCCTGTTGAATATGTTGAATGTTCTGATGAAATTATTCGTTATGCAGAGACGGTGTTAGGTGAGAAACTGCATGAGAGTATTTATATCTCACTGACGGATCATATTCATTTTGCCATTGATCGGCATCGTCAAGGATTACAGATCCGCAATGCTCTATTTTGGGAGATCAAGCGCATGTACCGCAAGGAATATGCAATCGGTCTCAAGGCACTACAGATTATTGAAGAAACGTTGGGTGTACTTCTGCCCGAAGATGAATGCGCATTTATCGCTATGCATCTGGTCAATGCCCAGATGAACGGTGAGATGCGAGAAACCATCAGCATCACGAATATTGTTAAAGATATACTCAACATTGTAAGACGTAGTTTCGTCATTGAGCTTGATGAAGATTCTTTAAGTTATTATCGCTTTTTGACTCATTTGAAGTTCTTTGCGCAACGTGTGTTACAAGGAACGGCAATTGAGGATAAGGAAGAAGATAATCCGCTTCACGATCTCGTAAGTAAACAATATCCCGAGGCACATGCTTGTGCAGTAAGGATTAGTGATTATACGCGTAAGATCTATAATCGGGTATTATCCAAAGAAGAAATACTGTACCTGACCATTCATATTGAACGTGTGGTTAGGAATGAACAAACAATCGAATAA